In Marinibacterium anthonyi, the DNA window TGGAAACGGTCTATCATGACGGCACGCCAACGATCCTGTACCTGATCTCGGTTCCGCTGCTGTTCATCTCGGTCTTTGTTGCCGTTCATCATGCCGAAGTCGTGGCACACAGGATCGGCCAGCCGTTCGGGTCCTTTCTGCTGGCCCTGTCCGTGACCCTGATCGAAGTGTCCCTGATCGTGTCGATGCTTGTCGCCGATCCGGCCGAGGACAATTCCGTCGCGCGGGACACGGTCTTTGCCGCGATCATGATCGTTTTGAACGGCATCATGGGCCTGTGCCTTCTGATCGGCGGCATGCGCTTTCATGTCCAGGAATTCCAGCCCCGCAGTGCCGCCGCCGCTTTGGGCGTGCTTGCCACCTTGTCGGTCCTGGGCCTGGTCCTGCCAAATTTCACCCAGGCTGTCGCAGGCCCCATCTACGCCCCGGGGCAGCTGATCTTCGTGGCCATCGTGTCGCTGCTTTTGTACGCGCTGTTCCTGTTCGTTCAGATGTATTCGCACAAGCGGGATTTCCTGGATGCGCATGACACCGGGCACGCCGACAAGCCACGGGCGACCGGGCGCGCGCTTGTCCTGTCGGTTGTGGCGCTGCCGCTGGCGCTGGTCTCCGTCGTGCTGCAGGCCGAAATGCTGGCCAATCCGGTGCGCGATGGCATTCGCGCGGCGGATCTGCCCGAAGCGTTGGTCGGCGTGGTGATCGCCCTGATCGTCCTGATGCCCGAAGGCGTCGCGGCGATCCGCGCGGCCATGGACAACAAGCTTCAGACCAGCCTGAACCTTGCGCTTGGATCGGCGCTGGCAAGCCTGTGCATGACGATCCCCGTTGTCGCGCTGCTGTCGGTTGCGTTGGGCCGCAGCCTGGTTCTGGGCCTGACCGCCGAACACCTTGTCCTGCTGGTTCTGACGCTGTTCATCAGCACGCTGTCCCTGGGGCTGGGGCGCACCACGGTGTTGCAGGGCGGCATTCACCTGGTGATATTCGGCGCTTTCGTGACGATGTCCGCCATTCCATGACGGTCCTTGGCCTGTTGGCCGCCCCGCAGGGGGGCGGGTGCCTTGC includes these proteins:
- the chaA gene encoding Calcium/proton antiporter, with protein sequence MTGHSNTPQTAGDDMRTRRLNPVWFLLAPAIGVLIFGLVETVYHDGTPTILYLISVPLLFISVFVAVHHAEVVAHRIGQPFGSFLLALSVTLIEVSLIVSMLVADPAEDNSVARDTVFAAIMIVLNGIMGLCLLIGGMRFHVQEFQPRSAAAALGVLATLSVLGLVLPNFTQAVAGPIYAPGQLIFVAIVSLLLYALFLFVQMYSHKRDFLDAHDTGHADKPRATGRALVLSVVALPLALVSVVLQAEMLANPVRDGIRAADLPEALVGVVIALIVLMPEGVAAIRAAMDNKLQTSLNLALGSALASLCMTIPVVALLSVALGRSLVLGLTAEHLVLLVLTLFISTLSLGLGRTTVLQGGIHLVIFGAFVTMSAIP